In Corylus avellana chromosome ca2, CavTom2PMs-1.0, the following proteins share a genomic window:
- the LOC132173118 gene encoding helicase-like transcription factor CHR28 isoform X4 — translation MCCKVNQLLMQSVKRVSEGSPPVQAELTGNSVMVFDRGNIEPLTQPASPVHTGSASFKDWFSVVPPGHQSSFTGRAGVPPAEIPLCSAASSFADRDAHNVLDRGDNLYLDFPKGETEVQFRHVGDDVDSKYASHSPFVEDIDVKFSNYGVLGEDSMDTFGPQETNPCAHMTISFMDADISSQNVTSNESTICQSSDVVSDFTDQYTALPYCVRTDDILVDDFSRPCMPSSYSSQISLGNQRKMTNTKDEIGEFSNDSACSSSKMIMNAQRGITGRSVSEVSMTDYADFNGWSFKYEGNNYMSPISGNSSSDAEDCPIDDKASAKLLTCTQSYMSNKVEAACVKNEVTDELIGPSSHSINVIDEAVSRKPFYSADDRIFVDEDLKLSSGVSHSTSTQKYDHAKSEKEDLIFASMRAHHSQNIVDEMASRSHIDSGYLNLSATEQYFPPVPPALVKMQLDYVKDESEGRLVQSMTTGFHFSEVSPELNCKNLLDESHVEDDSDICIIEDMSHPPPTNHSPTTGNTLVTSQHSTFSDSSHYMGVGGPRFKARDERLILQVALQDLSQPKSEAVPPEGDLAVPLLRHQRIALSWMVQKETSLNCSGGILADDQGLGKTVSTIALILKERAPSFGACQNVKQGEMETLNLEEDEVVLPTVDGMKQDADSQQVTSNRIQMKNMNPLVQAKGRPSAGTLIVCPTSVLRQWAEELSSKVTSKANLSVLTYHGSNRTKDPCELAKYDVVLTTYSIVSMEVPKQSLADEDDDEKGKPEDDAGFSSSRKRKDPPSSGKKYSKNKKGLDRALLESTARPLAKVGWFRVVLDEAQSIKNHRTQVARACWGLRAKRRWCLSGTPIQNAIDDLYSYFRFLRYDPFSLYPTFCSAIKVPINRSPTKGYRKLQAILKTIMLRRTKNTLLDGEPIINLPPKSIELKKVEFSEEERNFYSRLEADSRAQFQEYADAGTVKQNYVNILLMLLRLRQACDHPLLVRPYDSSSLWRSSAEMAKKLPRDKQIHLLNCLEASLAICGICNDPPEDAVVSICGHVFCNQCLSEHLIGDDKQCPVTNCKVRLSASSVFSKATLNGSLSDEPCQGSSPNCSASEVVDAAEHFSEGTSTKIKAALEVLHSLCQPRGCTSSNSYAQNTLDERAICLSNSVGELLEDNPDRQNLAVESSKNSVEVEAAGEKAIVFSQWTRMLDLLEACLKNSSIQYRRLDGTMSVFARDKAVKDFNTRPEVSVMIMSLKAASLGLNMVAACHVLLLDLWWNPTTEDQAIDRAHRIGQTRPVRVLRLTVRDTVEDRILALQQKKREMVASAFGEDGTGGGQTRLTEEDLKYLFMM, via the exons ATGTGTTGCAAAGTGAATCAGCTCCTGATGCAAAGTGTCAAACGG GTGTCAGAAGGATCACCTCCAGTACAGGCGGAGTTAACAG GGAACTCTGTCATGGTCTTTGACCGTGGAAACATAGAACCCTTGACACAGCCTGCTTCTCCTGTGCATACTGGCTCTGCTAGTTTCAAAGATTGGTTTTCAGTAGTCCCACCGGGCCATCAGTCCTCCTTCACAGGGAGGGCTGGAGTTCCACCAGCTGAGATACCATTGTGTAGTGCTGCTTCAAGTTTTGCTGATAGAGATGCTCACAATGTTCTTGATAGAGGAGATAACTTGTATCTAGATTTTCCTAAGGGTGAAACTGAAGTTCAGTTCCGGCATGTAGGGGACGATGTTGACTCCAAAT ATGCTTCACACAGTCCTTTTGTTGAGGACATTGATGTAAAGTTTTCAAATTATGGTGTGCTGGGTGAAGATAGCATGGATACCTTTGGACCACAGGAAACTAATCCATGTGCACATATGACAATATCCTTCATGGATGCAGATATATCTTCGCAAAATGTAACTTCTAATGAGTCCACAATCTGTCAAAGTTCTGATGTTGTAAGTGACTTCACCGACCAGTACACTGCTTTGCCATATTGCGTGAGGACAGATGATATACTTGTTGATGATTTCTCACGGCCTTGTATGCCCAGTAGTTATAGTTCTCAAATTTCGCTGGGTAATCAAAGAAAGATGACTAACACTAAGGATGAAATAGGGGAATTTTCCAATGATAGCGCATGCTCAAGTAGTAAGATGATTATGAATGCTCAGAGGGGAATAACTGGTAGGTCTGTCTCAGAGGTTTCGATGACTGATTACGCAGATTTTAATGGTTGGAGTTTTAAATATGAAGGTAATAACTATATGTCACCAATCAGTGGAAATTCTTCGTCTGATGCTGAAGATTGTCCTATTGATGACAAGGCATCAGCGAAGCTGTTGACTTGCACTCAGTCATACATGTCAAACAAAGTGGAAGCAGCTTGTGTCAAGAATGAAGTTACTGATGAATTGATTGGACCCAGTAGCCATTCTATTAACGTAATTGATGAGGCCGTCAGTAGAAAGCCTTTTTACAGTGCGGATGACagaatttttgttgatgaagacttgAAACTGTCATCTGGTGTTTCACATTCTACATCAACTCAGAAGTATGATCACGCGAAAAGTGAGAAGGAAGACTTGATTTTTGCTTCTATGAGAGCACATCATTCTCAAAATATAGTTGATGAAATGGCTAGTAGATCCCACATTGATAGTGGATATTTGAATTTAAGTGCAACGGAACAATATTTTCCCCCTGTGCCCCCTGCTCTGGTCAAGATGCAGTTGGATTACGTTAAGGATGAAAGTGAGGGTAGACTTGTTCAATCTATGACCACGGGTTTTCATTTTTCAGAAGTCAGCCCCGagttgaattgcaaaaatttattGGACGAATCCCATGTTGAGGATGATTCTGATATCTGCATTATTGAAGATATGAGTCATCCTCCACCCACAAATCATTCTCCAACAACTGGGAATACCCTTGTTACTTCACAACATTCTACATTTAGTGATTCCAGTCATTACATGGGAGTAGGAGGCCCAAGATTTAAGGCAAGAGATGAGAGGTTGATTTTACAAGTCGCATTGCAG GATCTTTCGCAGCCAAAGTCAGAAGCTGTTCCACCAGAAGGAGATTTAGCAGTTCCTCTGTTAAGACATCAG AGAATTGCTTTGTCATGGATGGTTCAAAAGGAAACAAGCTTGAACTGCTCGGGAGGAATTCTTGCAGATGATCAG GGATTGGGAAAAACAGTATCAACAATTGCGCTTATACTGAAGGAGAGGGCTCCATCTTTTGGAGCCTGTCAAAATGTAAAACAAGGAGAGATGGAAACTCTAAATTTGGAGGAGGATGAGGTTGTTCTTCCTACAGTTGATGGAATGAAGCAAGATGCTGATTCACAACAAGTAACGTCAAATAGAATTCAGATGAAGAACATGAACCCTTTGGTCCAAGCTAAGGGAAGGCCATCTGCTGGAACCCTTATTGTTTGTCCCACTAGTGTTCTACGGCAATGGGCTGAGGAATTAAGTAGTAAGGTAACCAGCAAAGCTAATCTCTCTGTGCTGACATACCATGGAAGCAACCGGACAAAGGATCCTTGTGAGCTGGCCAAGTATGATGTCGTCCTGACAACATATTCAATTGTCAGCATGGAGGTCCCAAAGCAGTCTCTTGCTGATGAAGATGACGATGAGAAAGGGAAGCCAGAAGATGATGCTGGCTTTTCATCCAGTAGGAAAAGGAAAGATCCTCCTAGTTCTGgcaaaaaatattcaaaaaataaaaaaggtttggATAGGGCACTGCTTGAGTCTACTGCTCGTCCTCTTGCAAAGGTGGGATGGTTTAGGGTTGTTCTGGATGAGGCCCAGAGCATCAAGAATCACAGAACTCAAGTAGCTAGAGCCTGTTGGGGTCTTCGTGCTAAACGTAGATGGTGCCTGTCTGGGACTCCAATCCAGAATGCAATTGATGATCTTTATAGTTACTTCAGATTTCTCAGATATgatcctttttcattatatccGACTTTCTGTTCTGCAATAAAGGTCCCAATCAATAGGAGTCCAACAAAAGGGTACAGAAAGCTGCAAGCTATCTTGAAGACGATAATGTTGCGCCGCACCAAAA ACACACTTCTTGATGGGGAACCTATAATTAATCTTCCGCCAAAATCCATAGAGCTGAAAAAAGTGGAATTTTCAGAGGAGGAACGTAATTTCTATTCCAGATTGGAGGCTGATTCACGTGCTCAGTTTCAA GAATATGCTGATGCTGGAACTGTCAAACAAAATTATGTTAACATCTTGTTGATGCTCTTGCGCCTTCGACAAGCTTGTGATCATCCCCTGCTCGTTAGGCCTTATGATTCTAGTTCTTTATGGAGATCCTCAGCTGAGATGGCAAAGAAGCTTCCGCGGGACAAGCAAATACATCTTCTAAATTGTTTAGAAGCATCTTTAGCAATTTGTGGCATCTGTAAT GATCCTCCTGAAGATGCTGTTGTTTCGATTTGTGGTCATGTTTTCTGCAACCAATGTCTTAGTGAGCATCTTATTGGTGATGACAAGCAGTGCCCTGTTACAAATTGCAAAGTTAGACTCAGTGCGTCTTCAGTGTTTTCCAAAGCCACGCTAAATGGTTCTCTCTCTGACGAGCCTTGTCAGGGTAGTTCCCCCAACTGCTCTGCTTCTGAAGTTGTTGATGCAGCTGAGCATTTTTCTGAAGGTACTTCTACCAAAATTAAGGCCGCTCTTGAGGTCCTGCACTCATTATGTCAACCTCGGGGTTGTACATCATCAAATAGTTATGCACAGAACACACTTGATGAAAGAGCCATCTGTCTCAGCAACTCTGTTGGGGAATTACTCGAGGATAATCCTGATAGACAAAATTTGGCTGTAGAGAGTTCTAAAAATTCAGTTGAAGTTGAGGCAGCTGGAGAGAAAGCCATAGTATTTTCACAGTGGACAAGGATGCTGGATTTGCTTGAGGCTTGTCTAAAAAATTCTTCCATTCAGTACAGAAGACTTGATGGAACAATGTCAGTTTTTGCCAGAGATAAAGCTGTGAAGGATTTTAACACCCGCCCAGAG GTGTCGGTTATGATTATGTCTCTGAAAGCTGCTAGTCTTGGTCTCAACATGGTTGCTGCTTGCCATGTTCTTCTGCTGGATCTTTGGTGGAACCCTACCACTGAGGATCAAGCAATTGACAGAGCACACCGAATTGGGCAAACTCGTCCTGTTAGAGTTTTGCGATTAACGGTCAGAGATACAGTTGAAGATCGTATTTTAGCCCTTCAG caaaagaagagagagatggtTGCATCTGCATTTGGAGAGGATGGAACCGGTGGTGGTCAGACGCGCCTCACAGAGGAGGACCTGAAATACCTGTTTATGATGTGA
- the LOC132173118 gene encoding helicase-like transcription factor CHR28 isoform X6, translating into MTGGSGASFDSAGNSVMVFDRGNIEPLTQPASPVHTGSASFKDWFSVVPPGHQSSFTGRAGVPPAEIPLCSAASSFADRDAHNVLDRGDNLYLDFPKGETEVQFRHVGDDVDSKYASHSPFVEDIDVKFSNYGVLGEDSMDTFGPQETNPCAHMTISFMDADISSQNVTSNESTICQSSDVVSDFTDQYTALPYCVRTDDILVDDFSRPCMPSSYSSQISLGNQRKMTNTKDEIGEFSNDSACSSSKMIMNAQRGITGRSVSEVSMTDYADFNGWSFKYEGNNYMSPISGNSSSDAEDCPIDDKASAKLLTCTQSYMSNKVEAACVKNEVTDELIGPSSHSINVIDEAVSRKPFYSADDRIFVDEDLKLSSGVSHSTSTQKYDHAKSEKEDLIFASMRAHHSQNIVDEMASRSHIDSGYLNLSATEQYFPPVPPALVKMQLDYVKDESEGRLVQSMTTGFHFSEVSPELNCKNLLDESHVEDDSDICIIEDMSHPPPTNHSPTTGNTLVTSQHSTFSDSSHYMGVGGPRFKARDERLILQVALQDLSQPKSEAVPPEGDLAVPLLRHQRIALSWMVQKETSLNCSGGILADDQGLGKTVSTIALILKERAPSFGACQNVKQGEMETLNLEEDEVVLPTVDGMKQDADSQQVTSNRIQMKNMNPLVQAKGRPSAGTLIVCPTSVLRQWAEELSSKVTSKANLSVLTYHGSNRTKDPCELAKYDVVLTTYSIVSMEVPKQSLADEDDDEKGKPEDDAGFSSSRKRKDPPSSGKKYSKNKKGLDRALLESTARPLAKVGWFRVVLDEAQSIKNHRTQVARACWGLRAKRRWCLSGTPIQNAIDDLYSYFRFLRYDPFSLYPTFCSAIKVPINRSPTKGYRKLQAILKTIMLRRTKNTLLDGEPIINLPPKSIELKKVEFSEEERNFYSRLEADSRAQFQEYADAGTVKQNYVNILLMLLRLRQACDHPLLVRPYDSSSLWRSSAEMAKKLPRDKQIHLLNCLEASLAICGICNDPPEDAVVSICGHVFCNQCLSEHLIGDDKQCPVTNCKVRLSASSVFSKATLNGSLSDEPCQGSSPNCSASEVVDAAEHFSEGTSTKIKAALEVLHSLCQPRGCTSSNSYAQNTLDERAICLSNSVGELLEDNPDRQNLAVESSKNSVEVEAAGEKAIVFSQWTRMLDLLEACLKNSSIQYRRLDGTMSVFARDKAVKDFNTRPEVSVMIMSLKAASLGLNMVAACHVLLLDLWWNPTTEDQAIDRAHRIGQTRPVRVLRLTVRDTVEDRILALQQKKREMVASAFGEDGTGGGQTRLTEEDLKYLFMM; encoded by the exons ATGACAGGGGGCTCAGGTGCTTCCTTTGATTCTGCAGGGAACTCTGTCATGGTCTTTGACCGTGGAAACATAGAACCCTTGACACAGCCTGCTTCTCCTGTGCATACTGGCTCTGCTAGTTTCAAAGATTGGTTTTCAGTAGTCCCACCGGGCCATCAGTCCTCCTTCACAGGGAGGGCTGGAGTTCCACCAGCTGAGATACCATTGTGTAGTGCTGCTTCAAGTTTTGCTGATAGAGATGCTCACAATGTTCTTGATAGAGGAGATAACTTGTATCTAGATTTTCCTAAGGGTGAAACTGAAGTTCAGTTCCGGCATGTAGGGGACGATGTTGACTCCAAAT ATGCTTCACACAGTCCTTTTGTTGAGGACATTGATGTAAAGTTTTCAAATTATGGTGTGCTGGGTGAAGATAGCATGGATACCTTTGGACCACAGGAAACTAATCCATGTGCACATATGACAATATCCTTCATGGATGCAGATATATCTTCGCAAAATGTAACTTCTAATGAGTCCACAATCTGTCAAAGTTCTGATGTTGTAAGTGACTTCACCGACCAGTACACTGCTTTGCCATATTGCGTGAGGACAGATGATATACTTGTTGATGATTTCTCACGGCCTTGTATGCCCAGTAGTTATAGTTCTCAAATTTCGCTGGGTAATCAAAGAAAGATGACTAACACTAAGGATGAAATAGGGGAATTTTCCAATGATAGCGCATGCTCAAGTAGTAAGATGATTATGAATGCTCAGAGGGGAATAACTGGTAGGTCTGTCTCAGAGGTTTCGATGACTGATTACGCAGATTTTAATGGTTGGAGTTTTAAATATGAAGGTAATAACTATATGTCACCAATCAGTGGAAATTCTTCGTCTGATGCTGAAGATTGTCCTATTGATGACAAGGCATCAGCGAAGCTGTTGACTTGCACTCAGTCATACATGTCAAACAAAGTGGAAGCAGCTTGTGTCAAGAATGAAGTTACTGATGAATTGATTGGACCCAGTAGCCATTCTATTAACGTAATTGATGAGGCCGTCAGTAGAAAGCCTTTTTACAGTGCGGATGACagaatttttgttgatgaagacttgAAACTGTCATCTGGTGTTTCACATTCTACATCAACTCAGAAGTATGATCACGCGAAAAGTGAGAAGGAAGACTTGATTTTTGCTTCTATGAGAGCACATCATTCTCAAAATATAGTTGATGAAATGGCTAGTAGATCCCACATTGATAGTGGATATTTGAATTTAAGTGCAACGGAACAATATTTTCCCCCTGTGCCCCCTGCTCTGGTCAAGATGCAGTTGGATTACGTTAAGGATGAAAGTGAGGGTAGACTTGTTCAATCTATGACCACGGGTTTTCATTTTTCAGAAGTCAGCCCCGagttgaattgcaaaaatttattGGACGAATCCCATGTTGAGGATGATTCTGATATCTGCATTATTGAAGATATGAGTCATCCTCCACCCACAAATCATTCTCCAACAACTGGGAATACCCTTGTTACTTCACAACATTCTACATTTAGTGATTCCAGTCATTACATGGGAGTAGGAGGCCCAAGATTTAAGGCAAGAGATGAGAGGTTGATTTTACAAGTCGCATTGCAG GATCTTTCGCAGCCAAAGTCAGAAGCTGTTCCACCAGAAGGAGATTTAGCAGTTCCTCTGTTAAGACATCAG AGAATTGCTTTGTCATGGATGGTTCAAAAGGAAACAAGCTTGAACTGCTCGGGAGGAATTCTTGCAGATGATCAG GGATTGGGAAAAACAGTATCAACAATTGCGCTTATACTGAAGGAGAGGGCTCCATCTTTTGGAGCCTGTCAAAATGTAAAACAAGGAGAGATGGAAACTCTAAATTTGGAGGAGGATGAGGTTGTTCTTCCTACAGTTGATGGAATGAAGCAAGATGCTGATTCACAACAAGTAACGTCAAATAGAATTCAGATGAAGAACATGAACCCTTTGGTCCAAGCTAAGGGAAGGCCATCTGCTGGAACCCTTATTGTTTGTCCCACTAGTGTTCTACGGCAATGGGCTGAGGAATTAAGTAGTAAGGTAACCAGCAAAGCTAATCTCTCTGTGCTGACATACCATGGAAGCAACCGGACAAAGGATCCTTGTGAGCTGGCCAAGTATGATGTCGTCCTGACAACATATTCAATTGTCAGCATGGAGGTCCCAAAGCAGTCTCTTGCTGATGAAGATGACGATGAGAAAGGGAAGCCAGAAGATGATGCTGGCTTTTCATCCAGTAGGAAAAGGAAAGATCCTCCTAGTTCTGgcaaaaaatattcaaaaaataaaaaaggtttggATAGGGCACTGCTTGAGTCTACTGCTCGTCCTCTTGCAAAGGTGGGATGGTTTAGGGTTGTTCTGGATGAGGCCCAGAGCATCAAGAATCACAGAACTCAAGTAGCTAGAGCCTGTTGGGGTCTTCGTGCTAAACGTAGATGGTGCCTGTCTGGGACTCCAATCCAGAATGCAATTGATGATCTTTATAGTTACTTCAGATTTCTCAGATATgatcctttttcattatatccGACTTTCTGTTCTGCAATAAAGGTCCCAATCAATAGGAGTCCAACAAAAGGGTACAGAAAGCTGCAAGCTATCTTGAAGACGATAATGTTGCGCCGCACCAAAA ACACACTTCTTGATGGGGAACCTATAATTAATCTTCCGCCAAAATCCATAGAGCTGAAAAAAGTGGAATTTTCAGAGGAGGAACGTAATTTCTATTCCAGATTGGAGGCTGATTCACGTGCTCAGTTTCAA GAATATGCTGATGCTGGAACTGTCAAACAAAATTATGTTAACATCTTGTTGATGCTCTTGCGCCTTCGACAAGCTTGTGATCATCCCCTGCTCGTTAGGCCTTATGATTCTAGTTCTTTATGGAGATCCTCAGCTGAGATGGCAAAGAAGCTTCCGCGGGACAAGCAAATACATCTTCTAAATTGTTTAGAAGCATCTTTAGCAATTTGTGGCATCTGTAAT GATCCTCCTGAAGATGCTGTTGTTTCGATTTGTGGTCATGTTTTCTGCAACCAATGTCTTAGTGAGCATCTTATTGGTGATGACAAGCAGTGCCCTGTTACAAATTGCAAAGTTAGACTCAGTGCGTCTTCAGTGTTTTCCAAAGCCACGCTAAATGGTTCTCTCTCTGACGAGCCTTGTCAGGGTAGTTCCCCCAACTGCTCTGCTTCTGAAGTTGTTGATGCAGCTGAGCATTTTTCTGAAGGTACTTCTACCAAAATTAAGGCCGCTCTTGAGGTCCTGCACTCATTATGTCAACCTCGGGGTTGTACATCATCAAATAGTTATGCACAGAACACACTTGATGAAAGAGCCATCTGTCTCAGCAACTCTGTTGGGGAATTACTCGAGGATAATCCTGATAGACAAAATTTGGCTGTAGAGAGTTCTAAAAATTCAGTTGAAGTTGAGGCAGCTGGAGAGAAAGCCATAGTATTTTCACAGTGGACAAGGATGCTGGATTTGCTTGAGGCTTGTCTAAAAAATTCTTCCATTCAGTACAGAAGACTTGATGGAACAATGTCAGTTTTTGCCAGAGATAAAGCTGTGAAGGATTTTAACACCCGCCCAGAG GTGTCGGTTATGATTATGTCTCTGAAAGCTGCTAGTCTTGGTCTCAACATGGTTGCTGCTTGCCATGTTCTTCTGCTGGATCTTTGGTGGAACCCTACCACTGAGGATCAAGCAATTGACAGAGCACACCGAATTGGGCAAACTCGTCCTGTTAGAGTTTTGCGATTAACGGTCAGAGATACAGTTGAAGATCGTATTTTAGCCCTTCAG caaaagaagagagagatggtTGCATCTGCATTTGGAGAGGATGGAACCGGTGGTGGTCAGACGCGCCTCACAGAGGAGGACCTGAAATACCTGTTTATGATGTGA